AAAAAAGGTGAACTTCGCTTCGTCTGCTTGTTTAACCTGTGCATCGGTCACGCCATATTTCTTGGCTAACACTAAATGTTGTTCCGCTTGTTTTGCTGTTGCCTCTTTATCTTGACTTTTAGCAGTTGAACTAGTCGCAGTCTTTTCTTTGGCCGATTTTTTTGATTCAGCCGCAATCTTACGATTTGCCAAAATCTGTTCTTTCATCCTTTGTTGATTAGCATCCACATGGTTGACTGGCGCAATGACTAAACCAACAACTGTAATTCCTAAAACAGTAATAGCAGGAAGTAAGGCTGGCTTATCCAAACTTAAAATTGGCTTTTTAAACCAGCTTTTGACAGTTTGCCACGTTTGACTGTAATCAAAATGTTTTAAAGGCTTTTCAAAAAACTGATAGGATAATTCGCTCAACGTGATAATAAGAAAAATTTCAATTACTGTATGCAACAACACGTTATCTGCCAAATTTTTTATTTTTGCTTCGTAAAAAATCATAACCGGATACTGGTACAAATAAATCCAATAACTGCGACTACCAACGTAATGAAATATCGGATTACTTAACCACTTATTTAAACTAGCTCCAGGATGTACAACCACTGCAATTAACAACACACATAAAATACTAATTAAAAAGAAACCACCATAATAAAGAAAACTATTCTGGTCACTTAAGAAAAAGAAACTCAGAGTCAAAAGAAGCAACGCAGCTAACCCTACCCCATTTAATAAGCGCTTCGCTTCACGGGGGATTTTTTCTTTTAAGTGATTCGAGGGCCAAATAAATGCCAAAGCACTCCCTAGCCAAATACCAAAGACACGAGTGTCTGTCCCATAATAAACCCGCGTTGGATCACTACCAGGTTTAAATAAAATCGCCATCCATATAGCCGAAGCCACAGCACCAATCATAATGGCAATAAAAATTTTCCCCTTCTTTTTCAAAACCAACATCAAGATGATAAATA
The genomic region above belongs to Enterococcus saigonensis and contains:
- a CDS encoding acyltransferase family protein, yielding MEQKTKRRYITGLDGVRTLAVLGVIFYHLLPDKVKGGYLGVAIFFAISGYLITDHLNQEWQATGKIRLLTFYKKRLKRLWPNLALVMVLSTTYITLFQRNLLNNLRGVFFSSLLFFNNWWQIDNGASYFDRFNNESPFTHIWYIAVEAQNYLIWPILFIILMLVLKKKGKIFIAIMIGAVASAIWMAILFKPGSDPTRVYYGTDTRVFGIWLGSALAFIWPSNHLKEKIPREAKRLLNGVGLAALLLLTLSFFFLSDQNSFLYYGGFFLISILCVLLIAVVVHPGASLNKWLSNPIFHYVGSRSYWIYLYQYPVMIFYEAKIKNLADNVLLHTVIEIFLIITLSELSYQFFEKPLKHFDYSQTWQTVKSWFKKPILSLDKPALLPAITVLGITVVGLVIAPVNHVDANQQRMKEQILANRKIAAESKKSAKEKTATSSTAKSQDKEATAKQAEQHLVLAKKYGVTDAQVKQADEAKFTFFGDSVMLGAAAGLNEMFPNSVVDAEINRQVYASVDLLQKLKDDKLLHDTVIIGLGTNSPFTDQQFADIMQIMGNNRKVYWINMRAPSVRTQGTVNAALTKMAKQYKNLTIIDWYDYSINHNEWFYDDSTHINPDGLIGYVKLMVDSLIKP